In bacterium, the genomic stretch GAAATCCTTCTCATCACCGACGGTGAGGACAATTCAATGGACAACACCGAAACGGTCAAAGACCTGATGGGCAAAGATATTCGTCTCCACGCGGTACTTATCGGTACGGATTCCAAATCTCTGAAGCAAGTCGCGCAAACATACCGCAATATCCAGTAACAACTCTTAGGGCGTCTTCACGCCCTTTTTATTTGCCGTAAAATTTTACAGGTCATTTTACGCATATACCCTGTTCAAGAATCCTTGAACAAAAGGATATTGCAGTGTTATGCTCATTGGAGATACAATGGCTGCGTAGCTCAGTGGTAGAGCAAGGCTTTCATAAGGCCGTGGTCGGAGGTTCGAATCCTCCCGCAGCCACAACGAACGAAGTGAGTTCGGGCGGAGCAGGCAAACTGCTTTGCCTGCGTGAGGATGAGAAGCCCGGAGCGATGCCCCGCAAGCTTGCGGGGCCGCGAGGACAAGGCCCGAAACCCGAGGCATATCGAAGGATATGCCGAGAGGTGAAGTGGCGAATCCTCCCGCAGCCACTCTGTACCCCAGAAGCTCTTTTCATAAAGGAAATAACTATGCCGACAAAAAAAGGCAATTCGGAGTTTGAGCTTAATGACATTGATTGTTGCGCGCTCGATATGGCAATGCTTGAGAGCAGAAAAGTGGAGCTTATGCTTTTGCCCCTCCTGAGGCATAAGACACAGGAAGCCTTCCGATTATGCCGCGAGAAGCTGTCGGGCGTATTCGGTAACAGTAAATCGAACCCGTTCATTCTGGACATTTCCAGCGACGAAGGAATGGTGTGCAAAGCATACATTGAACGAGAAATAGCAAGGCTTTTGGATCTTGTAGGGGAAGATCGGAACATGAGGTTGCGATGCAGACATACCGTTGCGGTGCATTTGGGCGCTCTGACAGAAATTTGGAAGCTCTTTCCCAAAGAGAAAGAGCAATGAACGCGAATTATGTGGTCGTACTTACGACCACTTTTCTTGTCAAAGGCGAAAAATAGTGTATAGTGAAAGTTGTTCTTGGACCCTTGGTGTAGCCCGGTTAACACGTCTCCCTGTCACGGAGAAGATCAGGGGTTCAAATCCCCTAGGGTCCGCTCTGTAAAGAATCCTTTTCGAAAGCGTTTACGCCCGAAACATATAAACTATCATCAAAAGGATATTGCCCTCGTCGTTCAACGGATAGGACGCGAGCTTGCGGAGCTTGCAATAGAGGTTCGATTCCTCTCGAGGGCACAATTGTCTGGGGGACAATTGTGCGGGTTGCTACAATGTTTCCAATGAATGAAAAGCCACCCAGAAACACACCGAGGAAATAGTAAATAATTTAAAGTGACACATTCCATGACACAAAAACAAGTTCAGGCAGTATTCTTTTTCTCTCTCATGGTGCTGGTGGGCATTGTCAGTTTATTTCTTCTTTGGTCCTATCTTATCATTCTTTCCGTTGCCCTGGCGCTTGCGATTCTCTTTCGCCCACTCTTTAACTGGTTCCGATTGAAGCTAAGGTTCGGGCGCGGCGTCTCCGCACTGTTCGTCACATTTATCGTCTTTTTTGCCGTTGCGCTTCCGCTTTCCGCTCTTCTTATTTTGCTCGGCGTTGAAGTGAGGGGCGTCTACGGAGACCTCCAGGTTTTTTTAGAAACGGAACGCCTTCGTGGAGCTTCGTCATCTCCATTGCTGCATTGGATAGCCGAGAGTCTGCAGAATAAAATTGCCGATGAAGGGAGTGTTAATGCGGTGCTATCGTTCGTCTCTAAAAACTTCGTAAGTGTATTTTCTGGCGTTGGCGGTGTTTTTTTCAACGCCTTGCTTTTTTTCATCGCTTTCTACTATTTTATGAAGGATGGACACGTGTTCCGTCAGAAGCTTTTTGGCATCAGCCCCTTGTCCGATGCTGCGGAAACAAAAATTTACAACACGGTGCTGGTGGCAATTAACGCGGTAATGCGAGGGGCGCTCATTATCGCATTCATGCAAGGGGCTCTTGCGGGAATAGGTTTTTGGATATTCGGCATCAATGCTCCCATTCTGCTTGGTTCCGTAACCATGTTCGCCTCACTTATTCCCATGCTGGGAACTTCGCTGGTACTTGTTCCTTCGATACTGTTCTTGTTTGCAACAGGCTCTACCGCCTCCGGTATCGGTTTTGCGCTTTGGAGCGGTATTGCCGTGGGGCTTGTTGATAATATTTTCAAGCCAAAACTCATTGAACAGCGCATGAAAATACATCCTCTTCTTATCCTTCTTTCCATCCTTGGAGGTTTGAATATTTTCGGTTTTTTGGGGTTTATAATCGGTCCGTTGGTGCTTGCCGTTGCCTGGGCTCTTGCTGAAATTTATCGGGAAGAATACCATCCCCACATCGAATCTTCTTTAAAAACGGAAGGCTAATGTTGATAACTTTTTAGAGGCAGAAAGTTGCCTTATTTAAGCCAAAAATCGCTCTATTTACGAGGGCGATTTTTGCTTGAATTTTAACCCTATTTTTGCTACACTTTTCCTATGTCCGAGGAGATAAAAAAGTTAGAAAACGACGCTACTGTAGAGTTAAAAAAGGTAAAAGATCTTCACGGTCTTGAAGCATTTCGTATTGCATATCTTGGAAGAAAAGGAAGAATTCCGTTGTTTTTACGGAGTGTTGCAGAGCTGCCTTTGGCAAAACGAAAGGAGGCCGGAATGGCGGGGAATGCCCTGCGCGGAGCCCTGGAGGCGCGGGTTTTGAAGCTGGAGAAAGAACTAGGACGCAAATTCTCCTTTATTAAAGCTCCGAAAGGCGTGGGACTACGTGCAGGTCGGAGCTTTAATAAAGGCCTGGACGTGACCCGGCCGGGAAAACGAATTGAGCTTGGGCACGCCCATATTCTTTCCAACACCCTCAAAGATATCAGGGACATTTTTGTGCGTATGGGGTTCGCCGCTGTCTTAGGACCTGAAATAGAGAGCGAATGGTATAATTTTGACGCGCTTAATATTCCCGAAGATCATCCGGCGCGAGAAATGCAGGATACGTTTTGGCTGAAGCAGACAGCCGATACCAAAAAACAAAAAACAAATAATAAAGAAAGGTTATTGATGCGGACGCATATTTCGGGGATACAAGTTCGGTACATGGAGAAGAACCAGCCGCCGTTCCGCATCTATTACGAAGGGCGGGCTTTTCGTAGGGATGCAACCGATGCGACGCACGAGACGCAATTTCACCAAATGGAAATTCTTTACGTTGATAAAAAGCTTTCTGTTGCGAACTTCAAGGCCATCATTGAACAATTTCTTAAAGCGTTCTTCAAAAAAGATATTCGCGTGCGCTTGCGCCCGGCATATTTTCCATTCGTCGAGCCGGGGTTTGAAATAGATATGACGTGTGTGCGATGCGGCGGCAAGAAGTGCACGCTTTGCACCACGGGGTGGCTGGAGATAGCAGGGGCCGGTATGGTGCATCAGAATGTATTCCGTGCCGCAGGATATATTCCGGGGGAGTGGCAGGGGATAGCATTCTCGTTCGGTGTGGAGCGGCTCGCGATGCTCAAGCATCGTATTCCCGATATCCGACTGTTTTTTGGCGGAGATCTAAGATTTATTGAGCAGTTTTAGGTGAAATGCTATCCAGTGGGTATCTAATTTTTCTTCACCAAGGGAGGCGCACTTCTCAACCCTCCCAAAGTTAAAGAATCGATCCCTCCCTTGAGTTCCGAAAAATTAGATACCCGCTGGATATAGGGTCACGGTGTCGCGATACATAAGCGAGAGAGAGTATAAAATGGAGTGCGTCGTCTGCCCATCTTCGATGGGACCCCAGCCAGCCGCAGTCTAACAAGTTCTGATTATGAACGTGTCATCCCGGACGATGAAATTTATGTTATTAATAGCTGGGGCTCTGGCCCTTGCGGTCATCATTCCGTCCCTTTTCAGTACATACACTGTCTATTCAGAAACCCACGCCTTACGTTATCCGTTTATTCCTCGTTTCATAAGAAGTTCTTTTTGTGGGAGCAATAACTTTATCTGTAAATCTGATTTTCTTTGCAAGGCACTGAGTAAGTCCTATAGAAATATTTGTTATAAACCATTGCGTCTTTGTACGTCCGATGATTGTGCAATAGAGATGGATTGGAGAAGTTTTGACTATTAGAAATATGAAACTCTCATATAACTGGCTAAAAGAATATGTGACGACACTGCCAAAGCCCGAAAAACTGGCGGAGCTTTTGACGTTCCACGTTGCGGAAGTTGAGAAGGTTGAGCGAATGGGAGGAGACTTTGTATTGAGCATGGACATCCTACCCAATAGGGCGCACGACCTAAATAGCCACATCGGCATTGCACGAGAAATTGCCGCGTTTACCGGAAAAAAATTACGATTGCCCGACGCACGTTTCAAAGAAGGCAAAATCAAAAACGCAGACGCTCTCTCGGTACGGATAGAAGACGTTGAGGGTTGCCCGAGATATATCGGGCGGTATGTGGAGGGTATTAAAGTAGGCCCGTCACCGAAATGGATGCAAGAAAAACTGCTGGCTACAGGAATGAGGCCTGTTAACAATGTGGTGGATGCGACCAACTTTGTCATGCTGGAGTACGGTCAGCCGCTCCATGCTTTCGATGCGAGCCAGATAGGAAGCAACAAGAAACAAACGGAAAAAAAAGGAATTGTCGTGCGGAAAGCGAAAAAAGGGGAAAAATTCACCACGCTCGATGACCAGATATTCGTTCTGGATGGAAGCGAACTGCTTATTGCAGATAATGAGAAAGCGTTGGCGCTGGCAGGCATCAAAGGTGGAAAGAAGGCAGGCATCACGAGCAAAACAAAGAACTTAATACTCGAAGCGGCGAATTTCGACTCGGTGCTTATCCGCAGAACTTCCGAAAAACTTGGCATTCGCACGGATTCCTCCAGGCAATTTACGGGGGGGTTGCATCCTGTTCTTGCCGAGCGCGCAATGGAGCGTCTTTCTTCACTCATCCAACAGCTTGCCGGTGGCGTTATGTATGACGGTGCCGTTGATGCGTACCCCAAGAAATGGCCCGTTGTGCGGGTTCTCTTTGATTCCACGGCATGTAACGCGATTCTCGGAACGAGCTTGAAAGATTCGGAAATGAAAAAGATGCTTATTATGCTGGGTTGCCGGTTGTCAGTCGTTGGTCGTAAGTTGTTGGTTGTTGTACCAGCAGAGCGTCTGGACCTTGCTACATCAGAAGATCTTTATGAAGAGATAGGACGGCTTTATGGATGGGACAAGATTCAAGCCAAAAGCGCAGAGGCACATCTTGCGCCAGGGAGCCAGGACCCCATGTATGCCCTTTCCGAACTTTCAAGAAAAATCCTTTGTAGCATGGGATACTCGGAACACATAGGGTATACGTTAATTGGTGAGCAAGTTAGCGCTCTTTTTAGAAAATCCGGCCTGCGTCTTTTGGAACTACAAAATCCCATGTCCGAGGACGCAAGGTATTTGCGTCCGACCCTGATGCCGAGTCTCCTTGAAGCCGTTGCCGCCAATGCAAAAAAACGGGATGCGGTGCGGATATTCGAGATCGGAAAGCATTTCATGGAAGTGGGGGGCACAATGAAGGAACATATGGGGCTCGGCATCATGTTTTATTTGAAAAAAGAGATTACTTTGCACGAGGCCTGGTATGAATTGAAGGGAGTGCTGGATATGTTTTTTGCCTCACATGGACTGGGCGATATGGTATTTGCAGAAATGTCTTCGGAACGCAAAGAAGCCATGCGACTGCTGTTGGAGCCGGAAGGTCTTGCGGAGCTGCACATAAATGGCGCACCCATTGGAAGCATAGGCATGGTTACAAAACAACCAAAAGACGTCTATGGTATTGAGGGCATGGTGGTGCGGGCGCACGTGGATCTTGCGTCGCTTGAATTTGCGTCAGTGCAGGAACGGGAATTTGCCGATATTCCAAAATATCCCGCCATTACGCGTGATATCGCGGTGCTGGTGCCCAAAGGCGTGAGGGTTGAAGAAGTGCAGAATGTTATTGAACGCGAAGGAGAGGATTTGCTTTTTGATGTGGACCTTTTTGATATCTACGAAGGGGAGGGGGTTGGGGATGACAAAGAAAGTTTAGCATTTCATTTGATATTTCAGTCCGCAGAGCGGACGCTGAAAGATTTGGAGGTGAATGAAATAATGAAGAGAATCGTAGAGGGATTGAAGAAAGAAGACTGGGAAATTCGGGAATAAAAAATAGTTTATACTATGTCAAAGAATGTAAAAAAGAAAACAAAAAAGAAGCAAGTCGCAAAAATTGCTCAAAAATTGAAGGCATCTCCAAAACCTGTCAAAGCTTTGACGCCGAGGACGTTGGAAAAACACTCGGAACAACTTGTCACCAAGGGGTCCGGGAGTTATGGCGCCAAAGATATTTTTGTGCTTGAGGGGCTGGAGCCGGTGCGCAAGCGTCCAGGCATGTATATTGGTTCAACGGGTCCTGCGGGGCTTCACCATCTCTTGTGGGAAATTGTAGATAACGGGTTGGACGAGGCGATGGCGGGGTTTGCCAAACATATCGAGATAACGCTTCTTGCAGGCAATCGAGCGCGGATTTCCGATGATGGACGCGGCATTCCTGTTGAAAAACATCCACAGACGAAAAAATCCACACTGGAGACGGTGCTTACCACTTTGCATGCGGGAGGAAAATTCGGAGGCTCTGCCTACAAAGTTTCTGGAGGCCTTCATGGCGTTGGTGCCTCGGTGGTGAACGCACTTTCAACCCATTTAAAGGCGGAAGTGTGTCGAGACGGCGCTTTGTGGGCTCAGGAATTTTCTCGCGGCAAGCCAACCACGAAAGTGGAGCGCAAGGGACCGTGCAAAAAAAATGGAACCACCATGACCTTTGAGGCGGACCGTTCGGTTTTCCCGGACGCGGGAGACTTTGACTGGAAGACCATTATTGACCACCTTCGCGAACAAGCGTATTTAACCCGCGGGGTGCATATCTCGGTATACGACGAGCGCGAAGGAAGGCCAAAGGACGCAAAGGTCTCGGGGGTGCTGGGCGAGAATGTGTTCGGTACACAGCATAGTTTCTATTTCGAAGGAGGCGTGGTGTCATATGTGAAATATCTGACGAGACACGAGATATCGCGGCATCAGAATATTTTTTACGTGGAAAAGGACAGCGAGGACATTCATGTGGAAGTCGCATTCCGCTACACGCAGTCGCTTCTCGGGTACGAATATGGGTTTGCCAACAACATCCATACGCCGGAGGGCGGCATGCATGTCACAGGGTTCCGCACGGCGCTTACCCGGACGCTGAATGACTACGCGCGCAAACAAGGTTTTGTCAAAGAACAGGATGACAATCTGACCGGTGAAGATGTGCATGAAGGGCTTACCGTCATCATCTCGGTGAAATTGCGCGAACCGCAGTTTGAGGGGCAAACAAAATCGAAATTGGGAAATCCCGAAGCGCGCACCGCGGTTGATGCGGTTGTGGCAGACGCTATCACCACATATCTTGAACAACATCCGCAGGATGCCCGCGCCATTATTGAACAGTGCGTCATCTCCCAAAAAGCGCGCAAAGCGGCAAAAGCCGCGCGAGATACCGTGCTCCGGAAAGGCATCATGGAGGGGCTTGCGCTTCCGGGAAAGCTCGCCGATTGCCAGTCACGAGATCCCGAAGAGTCGGAACTTTATATCGTGGAAGGGGATTCGGCCGGAGGTTCGGCAAAGCAGGCGCGCGACCGGAGGTTTCAGGCGATATTGCCGTTGCGCGGGAAAATTCTGAATGTGGAGCGCGCGCGGCTTGACCGGATGCTGACATCGGAGCAGATACGGAACCTGGTCATTGCCATGGGCACGGCCGTAGCAGAGGAGTTTGACCTCACCAAGTTGCGTTATCATCGCATTATTCTCATGACCGATGCCGATATTGACGGCGCGCATATCCGAACACTGCTTCTGACGCTCTTTTGGCGATATTTCCGGCCCATTATAGAAGCGGGATATCTCTATATTGCCGAACCCCCCCTCTATCGCATTCAGTCGGGCAAGCAGGTTTCCTACGCGTTCTCGGATCGAGAGAAGGACGAGGCGGTAAAATCCTTAAAGGCCGTTAAAGAAGAAAAGAAAAAAACAAAGGGAGACATTTTAACCATAAAAAAACAGGGGAAGATCACCGGAGAGATCGAGCTGGGAGAGGGCGCTGCTGTATCCGGGGAAGTTTTGGCGAAGGATGGGGAGGAAGCTGTAAAAACGGGAGGTCCCGCCATTCAGCGTTATAAAGGTTTGGGGGAAATGAATCCCGAACAATTATGGGAGACGACCATGAATCCTCAAAACCGCATCATGCATCAAGTCGCTTTCGAAGACGCCAAAAAAGCCGATGAGGTTTTTGAAACGTTAATGGGCGATGACGTAGCGCCACGCAAGCGCTTTATTAGTACGCACGCGACGAAAGTGAAGAATTTGGACGTCTAAAAAACTCGGTTGCCTTACGGCAACCGAGTAAACGTCGCGATTTAATGTAGCGACAGTTCTTTTACCGAGACGGTGTTTGCAACCGTCCCGTCTACTTTGCGAACAAGACGGTTCGTTTCCTCCGGAGAAGGAAACCTCCCGTTGAGCCGGAAGTAGCTGACGCTAAGATACCCGAGAAGCGAACTTTTGAATCCCGAATCGTCGGCCTTCAAAAAACTCTTCAGATACACCACATCGTTCAAAATGAGAAGGCCAATCTTTCCCGCCTCTTTTGTTGGATCCAGTGAATGCAGGCGCATCGCAAAGTCCTTGGGGTCTACGACCCTAATCTCCACATATGTCCTTTCAGGTCCGGTTTCTTTTTTTCCCGCACGAAGCTCCTCTTGGATAAGGTGGGCGTACTCACGGAGCCGCGTAAGCGAGATTCGCACATACTTCGCTTCGTATTGTCCGCCCTCGCAGTAGACAACGACGT encodes the following:
- a CDS encoding AI-2E family transporter — translated: MTQKQVQAVFFFSLMVLVGIVSLFLLWSYLIILSVALALAILFRPLFNWFRLKLRFGRGVSALFVTFIVFFAVALPLSALLILLGVEVRGVYGDLQVFLETERLRGASSSPLLHWIAESLQNKIADEGSVNAVLSFVSKNFVSVFSGVGGVFFNALLFFIAFYYFMKDGHVFRQKLFGISPLSDAAETKIYNTVLVAINAVMRGALIIAFMQGALAGIGFWIFGINAPILLGSVTMFASLIPMLGTSLVLVPSILFLFATGSTASGIGFALWSGIAVGLVDNIFKPKLIEQRMKIHPLLILLSILGGLNIFGFLGFIIGPLVLAVAWALAEIYREEYHPHIESSLKTEG
- the pheS gene encoding phenylalanine--tRNA ligase subunit alpha, with translation MSEEIKKLENDATVELKKVKDLHGLEAFRIAYLGRKGRIPLFLRSVAELPLAKRKEAGMAGNALRGALEARVLKLEKELGRKFSFIKAPKGVGLRAGRSFNKGLDVTRPGKRIELGHAHILSNTLKDIRDIFVRMGFAAVLGPEIESEWYNFDALNIPEDHPAREMQDTFWLKQTADTKKQKTNNKERLLMRTHISGIQVRYMEKNQPPFRIYYEGRAFRRDATDATHETQFHQMEILYVDKKLSVANFKAIIEQFLKAFFKKDIRVRLRPAYFPFVEPGFEIDMTCVRCGGKKCTLCTTGWLEIAGAGMVHQNVFRAAGYIPGEWQGIAFSFGVERLAMLKHRIPDIRLFFGGDLRFIEQF
- the pheT gene encoding phenylalanine--tRNA ligase subunit beta; translation: MKLSYNWLKEYVTTLPKPEKLAELLTFHVAEVEKVERMGGDFVLSMDILPNRAHDLNSHIGIAREIAAFTGKKLRLPDARFKEGKIKNADALSVRIEDVEGCPRYIGRYVEGIKVGPSPKWMQEKLLATGMRPVNNVVDATNFVMLEYGQPLHAFDASQIGSNKKQTEKKGIVVRKAKKGEKFTTLDDQIFVLDGSELLIADNEKALALAGIKGGKKAGITSKTKNLILEAANFDSVLIRRTSEKLGIRTDSSRQFTGGLHPVLAERAMERLSSLIQQLAGGVMYDGAVDAYPKKWPVVRVLFDSTACNAILGTSLKDSEMKKMLIMLGCRLSVVGRKLLVVVPAERLDLATSEDLYEEIGRLYGWDKIQAKSAEAHLAPGSQDPMYALSELSRKILCSMGYSEHIGYTLIGEQVSALFRKSGLRLLELQNPMSEDARYLRPTLMPSLLEAVAANAKKRDAVRIFEIGKHFMEVGGTMKEHMGLGIMFYLKKEITLHEAWYELKGVLDMFFASHGLGDMVFAEMSSERKEAMRLLLEPEGLAELHINGAPIGSIGMVTKQPKDVYGIEGMVVRAHVDLASLEFASVQEREFADIPKYPAITRDIAVLVPKGVRVEEVQNVIEREGEDLLFDVDLFDIYEGEGVGDDKESLAFHLIFQSAERTLKDLEVNEIMKRIVEGLKKEDWEIRE
- the gyrB gene encoding DNA topoisomerase (ATP-hydrolyzing) subunit B — protein: MSKNVKKKTKKKQVAKIAQKLKASPKPVKALTPRTLEKHSEQLVTKGSGSYGAKDIFVLEGLEPVRKRPGMYIGSTGPAGLHHLLWEIVDNGLDEAMAGFAKHIEITLLAGNRARISDDGRGIPVEKHPQTKKSTLETVLTTLHAGGKFGGSAYKVSGGLHGVGASVVNALSTHLKAEVCRDGALWAQEFSRGKPTTKVERKGPCKKNGTTMTFEADRSVFPDAGDFDWKTIIDHLREQAYLTRGVHISVYDEREGRPKDAKVSGVLGENVFGTQHSFYFEGGVVSYVKYLTRHEISRHQNIFYVEKDSEDIHVEVAFRYTQSLLGYEYGFANNIHTPEGGMHVTGFRTALTRTLNDYARKQGFVKEQDDNLTGEDVHEGLTVIISVKLREPQFEGQTKSKLGNPEARTAVDAVVADAITTYLEQHPQDARAIIEQCVISQKARKAAKAARDTVLRKGIMEGLALPGKLADCQSRDPEESELYIVEGDSAGGSAKQARDRRFQAILPLRGKILNVERARLDRMLTSEQIRNLVIAMGTAVAEEFDLTKLRYHRIILMTDADIDGAHIRTLLLTLFWRYFRPIIEAGYLYIAEPPLYRIQSGKQVSYAFSDREKDEAVKSLKAVKEEKKKTKGDILTIKKQGKITGEIELGEGAAVSGEVLAKDGEEAVKTGGPAIQRYKGLGEMNPEQLWETTMNPQNRIMHQVAFEDAKKADEVFETLMGDDVAPRKRFISTHATKVKNLDV